One segment of Paraburkholderia sp. PREW-6R DNA contains the following:
- a CDS encoding MFS transporter, which yields MKIKGIRWWMVSLVAAGLIINYLARNTLSVAAPTLMKDLNITTEQYAHVVVAWQLCYAFMQPVAGFVLDTVGTKLGFAAFALAWSLACAAAAWSTGWRSLAFFRGLLGVAEAAGIPAGVKATSEWFPAKERSVAIGWFNIGSSIGALLAPPLVVWALLQGKWQLAFVIVGVAGIVWSALWMVLYKHPRKQKLLGDAERDYILSGQEAKHSDPSAPKRNWFAMLGSRDFWAIGIPRILSEPAWQTFNAWIPLYMMTERHMNLKEVALYAWMPFLAADIGCVLGGYLSPLFHQYAKVSLFTSRKMVFVVGALCMIGPACVGLVASPYVAVALLCVGGFAHQTLSGALYAITSDMFGKNEVATATGMGGMAGYLGAAAFTTLFGVLVTQIGYSPLFVVLAVFDIIAAAVVCLLAKSADKLPEPRWAAAGAVVK from the coding sequence ATGAAGATCAAGGGCATCCGCTGGTGGATGGTCAGTCTGGTCGCCGCCGGGCTCATCATCAATTATCTCGCGCGCAATACGCTGTCCGTGGCCGCGCCCACGCTGATGAAAGACCTCAACATCACCACGGAGCAATACGCTCACGTGGTGGTCGCCTGGCAGCTTTGCTACGCGTTCATGCAGCCGGTGGCCGGCTTCGTGCTCGACACCGTCGGCACCAAGCTCGGCTTCGCGGCTTTCGCGCTGGCCTGGTCGCTCGCATGCGCGGCGGCCGCGTGGTCGACCGGCTGGCGCAGCCTCGCGTTTTTCCGTGGGCTGCTCGGCGTGGCGGAGGCGGCCGGCATTCCGGCCGGCGTGAAGGCGACGAGCGAATGGTTCCCGGCGAAGGAGCGCTCGGTCGCGATCGGCTGGTTCAACATCGGTTCGTCGATCGGCGCGCTGCTCGCGCCGCCGCTCGTGGTCTGGGCGCTGCTGCAAGGGAAATGGCAACTGGCGTTCGTGATCGTCGGCGTGGCGGGCATCGTGTGGAGCGCGCTGTGGATGGTGCTCTACAAGCATCCGCGCAAACAGAAGCTGCTGGGCGACGCCGAGCGTGATTACATCCTGAGCGGCCAGGAAGCGAAGCACAGCGACCCGAGCGCGCCGAAGCGCAACTGGTTTGCGATGCTCGGCAGCCGCGATTTCTGGGCGATCGGCATTCCGCGCATTCTGTCCGAGCCGGCCTGGCAGACGTTCAACGCGTGGATTCCGCTGTACATGATGACCGAGCGTCACATGAATCTGAAGGAAGTCGCGCTTTACGCATGGATGCCATTTCTCGCGGCGGACATTGGCTGTGTGCTGGGCGGCTACCTGAGTCCGTTGTTCCATCAGTACGCGAAGGTGTCGCTGTTCACGTCGCGGAAAATGGTGTTCGTGGTCGGCGCGCTGTGCATGATCGGGCCCGCCTGCGTGGGCCTCGTGGCAAGCCCGTACGTGGCGGTGGCGCTGCTGTGCGTGGGCGGCTTTGCGCATCAGACGTTGTCGGGCGCGTTATACGCGATCACGTCCGACATGTTCGGCAAGAACGAGGTCGCCACCGCGACGGGCATGGGCGGCATGGCCGGCTATCTGGGCGCGGCCGCGTTCACCACGCTGTTTGGCGTGCTCGTCACGCAGATCGGCTATAGCCCGCTATTCGTCGTGCTGGCCGTGTTCGACATCATCGCGGCTGCCGTGGTGTGTCTGCTCGCGAAAAGCGCCGACAAGTTGCCCGAGCCGCGCTGGGCAGCGGCGGGCGCGGTGGTGAAATGA
- a CDS encoding NAD(P)-dependent oxidoreductase: MKKIALSGAGGQLGSVVRAALVARGVPLRSAAGSRPLVPLVEGEDVMHGDLRDPATVERLLDGVDVLIHFAGTSVERPLPEIIDNNLRALVEVYEGARRQGVRRVVFASSNHAIGMYPVTEHLGLDCALRPDGFYGLSKVWGEALARMYWDKHGIESICVRIGSCVERPTEPRHLSTWFGHRDLLHFLDRCVQAQDVGFITVWGVSANTRSWWDNSGAERLGYQPTQNAEDYAEAILARPNPLDALGQRFQGGGFVGIDYSRTTDAVDAAAAMPPAA, encoded by the coding sequence ATGAAAAAGATTGCCTTGAGTGGGGCCGGCGGCCAGCTTGGCTCAGTGGTGCGCGCGGCGCTGGTGGCGCGCGGCGTGCCGCTGCGCTCCGCAGCCGGTTCCCGGCCGCTCGTGCCGCTCGTCGAAGGCGAGGATGTGATGCACGGCGATCTGCGCGACCCCGCGACCGTCGAACGCTTGCTGGACGGCGTCGATGTGCTGATCCACTTCGCCGGAACGAGTGTAGAGCGCCCGCTGCCCGAGATCATCGACAACAATCTGCGCGCGCTCGTCGAAGTGTATGAAGGTGCGCGCCGGCAGGGCGTGCGCCGCGTGGTGTTCGCCAGCTCGAACCACGCGATCGGCATGTACCCGGTCACCGAACATCTCGGCCTGGATTGCGCGTTGCGTCCGGACGGGTTCTACGGCCTGAGCAAGGTGTGGGGCGAAGCGCTCGCGAGAATGTACTGGGACAAGCACGGCATCGAAAGTATCTGCGTGCGTATCGGCAGCTGCGTCGAGCGCCCGACCGAGCCCCGGCACCTGAGCACGTGGTTCGGCCATCGCGATCTGCTGCACTTCCTCGACCGCTGCGTGCAGGCGCAGGACGTGGGCTTCATCACCGTGTGGGGCGTCTCGGCCAACACGCGCAGCTGGTGGGACAACAGTGGCGCGGAGCGTCTTGGCTATCAGCCCACGCAGAACGCCGAGGACTATGCCGAAGCCATCCTCGCGCGGCCCAATCCGCTCGATGCGCTGGGTCAGCGCTTCCAGGGCGGCGGGTTTGTCGGCATCGATTACTCGCGCACCACGGATGCCGTGGACGCGGCGGCGGCCATGCCGCCCGCGGCATGA
- a CDS encoding cytochrome ubiquinol oxidase subunit I: protein MNSALSAFDLARIQFAFTVSFHIVFPALSIGLASFIAVLEWRWLQTGKAYYKDLCLFWSKIFAVAFGMGVVSGVVMSYEFGTNWSGFSSFAGPITGPLLMYEVMTAFFLEAGFLGIMLFGWQRVSARAHFGATLMVAIGTLISTFWILASNSWMQTPQGFEVVNGHVVPLDWFRIIFNPSFPYRLVHMALAAFIVAGLVVSAVGAWHLLHGRRDPAVRKMFSMALWLLLILTPVQAFVGDQHGLNTRKYQPAKIAAIEGLWDTEKGGTALNLFGIPDMQAETTRYAVSIPHLGSLILTHSWDGEIRGLKSFPPQDRPNSTVVFWSFRIMAGLGVLMIAMSLAAWALRRRERLFEAKWFQRFAVAMGPTGFITLLAGWVTTEAGRQPWVVYGVMRTSQAVSPLTTQQVGISLMVFVLVYFLVFGTGIYYMLKLMRKGPPLPGQTPQRAAGHAPGFVPSETARRPLSAADQLIDAA, encoded by the coding sequence ATGAACTCCGCTCTATCGGCATTCGATCTCGCCCGCATCCAGTTTGCGTTCACCGTTTCGTTTCACATCGTTTTTCCGGCGCTCAGCATTGGCCTCGCCAGCTTCATCGCCGTGCTCGAATGGCGCTGGCTGCAAACCGGTAAGGCGTACTACAAGGATCTTTGCCTGTTCTGGTCGAAGATCTTCGCCGTCGCGTTCGGCATGGGTGTGGTCTCCGGTGTCGTGATGAGCTACGAGTTCGGCACCAACTGGTCGGGCTTCTCCAGCTTCGCCGGACCCATTACCGGTCCGTTGCTGATGTACGAAGTGATGACCGCATTCTTTCTCGAAGCCGGCTTCCTCGGCATCATGCTGTTCGGCTGGCAGCGCGTGAGCGCGCGCGCGCACTTCGGCGCCACGCTGATGGTCGCCATCGGCACGCTGATCTCGACTTTCTGGATTCTTGCCTCGAACAGCTGGATGCAAACGCCGCAAGGCTTCGAGGTGGTGAACGGCCACGTCGTGCCGCTCGACTGGTTCAGGATCATCTTCAATCCATCGTTTCCCTACCGGCTCGTGCATATGGCGCTCGCGGCGTTCATCGTCGCGGGGCTGGTCGTGTCGGCGGTGGGCGCGTGGCATCTGCTGCACGGACGGCGCGACCCGGCCGTCAGAAAGATGTTTTCGATGGCCCTCTGGCTGCTATTGATTCTCACGCCCGTGCAGGCGTTCGTCGGCGATCAGCATGGTCTGAACACGCGCAAGTATCAGCCGGCGAAAATCGCCGCGATCGAAGGACTGTGGGACACCGAAAAGGGCGGCACCGCGCTGAACCTGTTCGGCATTCCCGATATGCAGGCGGAGACGACGCGCTATGCAGTGTCGATTCCGCACCTGGGCAGCCTGATCCTCACGCATAGCTGGGACGGCGAAATCCGTGGTCTGAAGTCATTCCCGCCGCAGGATCGCCCGAATTCGACGGTGGTGTTCTGGAGCTTTCGCATCATGGCGGGTCTCGGCGTGCTGATGATCGCGATGTCGTTGGCCGCGTGGGCGCTGCGCCGGCGCGAGCGCCTGTTCGAAGCGAAGTGGTTCCAGCGCTTCGCGGTCGCCATGGGTCCAACGGGTTTCATCACGCTGCTGGCCGGCTGGGTGACGACCGAGGCGGGCCGCCAGCCGTGGGTCGTGTACGGCGTGATGCGGACCTCTCAAGCCGTGTCGCCGCTCACCACGCAGCAGGTCGGCATTTCGCTGATGGTCTTCGTGCTGGTCTATTTCCTCGTGTTCGGCACCGGCATCTACTACATGCTCAAGCTGATGCGCAAAGGCCCGCCGCTGCCCGGTCAGACGCCGCAACGCGCGGCGGGGCACGCGCCCGGCTTCGTGCCGAGCGAGACGGCTCGCCGCCCGCTCTCCGCCGCCGACCAGTTGATCGACGCCGCGTGA